One genomic segment of Acidobacteriota bacterium includes these proteins:
- the lpxA gene encoding acyl-ACP--UDP-N-acetylglucosamine O-acyltransferase — translation MTTTIHPTAVVEKGANIADGCTIGPFCYVGPEVTLGEGCSLGPHCVLHGKVTLGAGNTMVSHAAIGGPPQDIGYKGEPSEVIIGDGNVFREFVTVNRATTKEQRITRLGSRGLYMAYCHIAHDCVVSDNVIFANNATLAGHVHVGKHSTVGALSAIHQFCTVGDYAFIGGGSIITRDVLPYMKTVGARGEGKTYGVNTIGLQRKGFSAESIEALKGAYRTLFHSKLLFTEALGVAEQKYGTVPEVAYLLRFIRESKRGIQR, via the coding sequence ATGACGACGACCATTCATCCGACGGCGGTGGTGGAGAAAGGGGCGAACATCGCCGACGGCTGCACCATCGGCCCCTTCTGTTACGTGGGCCCCGAGGTGACCCTGGGAGAGGGGTGCTCCCTGGGTCCTCACTGCGTGCTTCACGGCAAGGTGACCCTGGGGGCGGGCAACACGATGGTGTCCCACGCGGCCATCGGCGGACCTCCCCAGGACATCGGCTACAAGGGCGAACCGAGCGAGGTGATCATCGGGGACGGCAACGTGTTCCGCGAATTCGTCACCGTGAACCGGGCCACCACCAAGGAGCAGAGGATCACGCGGCTGGGGAGCAGGGGCCTCTACATGGCCTACTGCCACATCGCCCACGATTGCGTGGTTTCCGACAACGTGATCTTCGCCAACAACGCGACCCTGGCGGGCCACGTTCACGTGGGCAAGCACTCCACCGTGGGCGCCCTCTCCGCCATTCACCAGTTCTGCACGGTGGGCGACTACGCCTTCATCGGCGGCGGCTCCATCATCACCCGGGACGTCCTCCCCTACATGAAGACGGTGGGCGCCCGCGGGGAGGGGAAGACCTACGGCGTGAACACCATCGGCCTCCAGCGCAAGGGCTTCTCCGCCGAGTCCATCGAGGCCCTGAAGGGGGCCTACCGGACCCTCTTCCATTCCAAGCTCCTCTTCACGGAGGCGCTGGGCGTGGCGGAACAGAAATACGGAACCGTGCCCGAGGTGGCGTATCTCCTCCGGTTCATCCGGGAGTCCAAGCGGGGCATCCAGAGGTGA
- the fabZ gene encoding 3-hydroxyacyl-ACP dehydratase FabZ, translating to MMDVVEIQRILPHRYPFLLVDRILEIDPGKRIVGIKNVTVNEEFFLGHFPGKPVMPGVLIVEAMAQVGGVLLLKDMPDRENKLVLFAGIDEARFRRPVVPGDQLRFEVEVLRLKSSTCKLQGKAYVDGNLVAEAVILSAMVDR from the coding sequence ATGATGGACGTGGTGGAGATCCAGAGAATCCTGCCCCACCGTTACCCCTTCCTTCTCGTGGACCGCATCCTGGAGATCGATCCGGGAAAACGCATTGTGGGCATCAAGAACGTGACGGTGAACGAGGAGTTCTTCCTGGGGCACTTTCCAGGCAAGCCGGTCATGCCGGGAGTGCTCATCGTGGAGGCCATGGCCCAGGTGGGCGGGGTCCTCCTCCTCAAGGACATGCCGGACCGGGAGAACAAACTGGTCCTTTTTGCGGGGATCGACGAGGCCCGCTTTCGGCGCCCCGTCGTGCCCGGAGACCAGCTCCGGTTCGAGGTGGAGGTGCTTCGCCTGAAGTCCTCCACGTGCAAGCTTCAAGGCAAGGCGTACGTGGACGGGAACCTCGTGGCCGAGGCGGTGATCCTCTCCGCCATGGTGGACCGCTGA